A genome region from Pseudanabaena sp. Chao 1811 includes the following:
- a CDS encoding OmpA family protein → MRKVNSSKVMVILIGCASLVSTALVNQAIAQTTSLTTSTNAPSYQIIVNSDRDGEIQPDRELTLREAIAITNGTITLDRLSDAERVQVKPSNSKGSQIGFALPSDRTIIRLNKSLPDLRSPNLTIDGTTQAGYDAQRSFAQELAIPQPIVAIAPADGVEIFRGLTITADRVTIRGLSLYGFNASENVPTSTPSADVFISHQAPPPDTSQQQYPATAAPFYDSNRPPQNVTLEANWLGIPPNGVMPKQTSSFGIYLFNSADTIIRRNRIAYHAGSGIVTSVRAAGTQIIENAITSNGFDGMPHGIYLEGEIANLRIKGNTLCANDGSGVYLFKPNGAIQIEDNRILFNDRSTNYAAIYLMGNDHQVTNNEIRNQRGAGVAIAAYPKSDRNLIRKNSFTALRGLSIDLISQNHASDHDFITGDGINIQRDSHFRRVDTANGAINPPTFLTTAFPMFTPNKVNIDGTADPNTEIDLYRVTDKIDPNLPYGSLNEYLTTIKTDANGKFGASLTNLQVGDTISAIATDPQYGTSEPALNARIVNADLSFPAPSNPQPTLPSCTTPPNIVQTPPPPTPIVLSVPRQIHFGLDRDEISPNSAKILDRIAAVLQKYPTIIITLTGHTDPRASDQYNRELGFRRSRAVRNYLMRQGIASERMTVRSLGETQRLSQSNQITDYARDRRVEIEFTDIRDVEIRFENQESDLQIEK, encoded by the coding sequence ATGCGAAAAGTAAACAGCAGTAAAGTAATGGTGATCTTGATTGGCTGCGCTAGTCTAGTCAGTACCGCCTTGGTTAATCAGGCGATCGCCCAAACGACATCCCTAACTACATCAACAAATGCTCCCAGTTACCAAATCATCGTCAATAGCGATCGCGATGGGGAAATTCAACCCGATCGCGAATTGACCTTAAGGGAAGCCATTGCGATCACCAATGGCACAATTACCCTTGATCGGCTCAGTGATGCCGAGAGGGTTCAAGTTAAACCGAGCAATAGTAAAGGTTCTCAAATTGGATTTGCCCTCCCTAGCGATCGCACCATAATTCGCTTAAATAAATCCCTACCCGATCTCCGTAGCCCAAATCTCACCATTGATGGCACGACTCAAGCAGGTTACGACGCACAAAGATCCTTTGCCCAAGAATTAGCAATCCCTCAACCCATTGTGGCGATCGCCCCTGCGGATGGGGTGGAGATTTTCCGAGGTTTGACGATCACTGCTGATAGGGTGACAATCCGAGGATTGAGTCTCTATGGCTTTAATGCCAGTGAAAATGTCCCCACCTCAACGCCATCCGCCGATGTTTTCATCTCCCACCAAGCCCCACCACCCGACACCAGTCAACAACAGTACCCCGCCACAGCAGCTCCCTTCTACGACAGTAATCGCCCCCCGCAAAATGTCACCCTCGAAGCAAACTGGCTGGGCATCCCTCCCAATGGCGTAATGCCAAAACAAACCTCTAGTTTTGGCATTTACCTATTTAATAGTGCAGATACAATCATTCGGCGTAATCGCATTGCCTACCATGCAGGCAGTGGCATCGTCACCTCGGTCAGAGCCGCAGGAACGCAGATTATCGAAAATGCGATTACGAGTAACGGGTTTGATGGAATGCCCCACGGCATCTATCTCGAAGGCGAAATTGCCAATTTACGCATTAAGGGCAATACCCTCTGTGCCAATGATGGTAGCGGCGTTTATCTCTTCAAACCCAATGGCGCGATCCAAATTGAAGACAATCGCATTCTCTTTAACGATCGCAGCACCAACTATGCCGCCATTTATTTAATGGGTAATGATCATCAAGTTACCAATAACGAAATTCGCAATCAACGGGGCGCAGGTGTAGCGATCGCCGCTTATCCCAAAAGCGATCGCAACCTGATTCGCAAAAATAGTTTTACCGCCCTCAGGGGTCTCAGCATTGATCTGATCTCCCAAAACCATGCGAGCGATCACGACTTCATCACAGGCGATGGCATCAATATTCAGCGTGATTCCCATTTCCGACGGGTAGATACTGCCAATGGCGCAATTAATCCGCCGACTTTTCTCACGACCGCTTTCCCGATGTTCACCCCCAATAAAGTCAATATCGATGGTACGGCTGACCCCAACACCGAGATCGACCTCTACCGCGTCACGGACAAAATCGATCCTAATCTGCCCTATGGCTCCCTCAACGAATATCTCACCACCATCAAAACCGATGCTAATGGCAAATTTGGCGCATCCCTAACCAATCTCCAAGTGGGCGACACCATTAGTGCGATCGCCACCGATCCTCAATACGGCACATCGGAACCCGCCTTAAATGCCCGCATCGTCAATGCCGATCTCTCATTTCCTGCACCTTCCAACCCGCAACCAACTCTTCCCTCCTGCACCACCCCACCCAATATCGTCCAAACTCCCCCACCGCCCACGCCGATTGTCCTATCCGTGCCGCGTCAAATTCACTTTGGGTTAGATCGTGATGAAATCAGCCCCAACAGCGCTAAAATTCTGGATCGCATCGCTGCCGTACTCCAGAAATACCCCACAATCATCATCACCCTCACAGGACATACTGATCCCAGAGCCAGTGATCAATATAACCGTGAACTGGGATTTAGGCGATCGCGAGCCGTTCGTAACTACCTGATGCGACAGGGTATTGCCTCGGAAAGGATGACGGTGCGATCGCTAGGTGAAACTCAACGCCTCTCCCAGAGCAATCAAATCACCGACTATGCCCGCGATCGGCGCGTCGAGATTGAATTCACCGATATTCGTGACGTAGAAATCCGATTTGAAAATCAAGAATCTGACTTGCAAATAGAAAAGTAG